In the genome of Gemmatimonadota bacterium, one region contains:
- a CDS encoding cytochrome c3 family protein: MTGLRKWVVIPGVAAIALVATMMSAYAGSQQGAGAPAVGTKETATQIANREAAGKAVPGPWAYSGASGYTNYLGQGTGRSPVQPIKFPHPVHVNTLKMNCVFCHSAAFKSSDPGLPATGTCMGCHTIVAGDRAEVKKLADYSAKKLPVPWVRVHKVPEYVRFPHMRHVNAGVTCQTCHGQVQNMPQVYQYASLNMGWCVTCHVNGYSPAEGLKAAGYEPDKAALDAPRKKASYDCTNCHY; encoded by the coding sequence ATGACCGGACTCAGGAAGTGGGTCGTCATCCCCGGCGTCGCCGCCATTGCATTGGTTGCGACGATGATGTCCGCATATGCGGGCTCGCAGCAGGGCGCTGGTGCGCCGGCTGTCGGAACTAAGGAGACGGCGACTCAGATCGCGAATCGCGAGGCGGCCGGTAAGGCCGTCCCAGGACCGTGGGCCTACTCGGGCGCCTCCGGTTACACCAACTACCTGGGACAGGGTACCGGCCGTTCGCCGGTACAGCCGATCAAGTTCCCGCATCCCGTGCACGTGAACACGCTCAAGATGAATTGCGTGTTCTGTCACAGCGCGGCGTTCAAGTCGAGCGATCCGGGGCTCCCCGCCACCGGAACCTGCATGGGCTGCCACACGATCGTCGCTGGGGATCGCGCCGAAGTGAAAAAGCTCGCAGACTACTCCGCCAAAAAGTTGCCCGTGCCGTGGGTGCGCGTGCACAAGGTGCCGGAGTATGTGCGCTTCCCGCACATGCGCCACGTCAACGCCGGTGTCACCTGCCAGACCTGTCACGGCCAAGTCCAGAACATGCCGCAGGTCTATCAGTACGCCTCGCTCAACATGGGCTGGTGCGTCACCTGCCACGTAAACGGCTACTCGCCCGCCGAAGGCCTCAAGGCCGCCGGATACGAACCTGACAAGGCGGCGCTCGATGCGCCGCGCAAAAAGGCTTCGTATGACTGCACCAACTGCCACTACTAG